From a region of the Thermomonas sp. HDW16 genome:
- a CDS encoding DsbC family protein, translating to MKSLVFTLLSCFSLAACAQPANPQAANGQKINVGGASAAAAKPIAEPSFATGTPEARVRDVLKQLNPDVRVDSIESAPIPGFRQVVAGGQVIYVSDDGKYLMQGSLLDIANKKDVSESALAKVREKVLKTLPMADRIVFSPTGAPRYKVVVLTDIECGYCRKFHSEIAEYNKRGIEVEYMAFPRAGLGSADYRKMVSVWCADDRKKALTDAKNDRPVTAKTCTTPVDMQYNAGLRMGLTGTPMILTTDGQMVGGYLPPDALLQRMQQMETESKAAAGA from the coding sequence ATGAAATCCCTCGTTTTCACCTTGTTGAGCTGTTTCAGCCTGGCCGCCTGTGCGCAGCCGGCCAATCCGCAGGCCGCCAACGGCCAGAAAATCAATGTCGGTGGAGCCAGTGCGGCGGCGGCCAAGCCGATCGCCGAGCCATCGTTCGCGACCGGAACGCCGGAAGCGCGCGTGCGCGACGTGCTCAAGCAGCTGAATCCGGATGTCCGGGTGGACAGCATCGAGTCGGCGCCGATTCCCGGTTTCCGCCAGGTGGTCGCGGGCGGTCAGGTGATCTACGTCAGTGACGATGGCAAGTACCTGATGCAGGGCAGCCTGCTCGACATCGCCAACAAGAAGGACGTGTCGGAATCCGCATTGGCCAAGGTACGTGAAAAGGTGTTGAAGACCCTGCCGATGGCCGACCGCATCGTGTTCTCGCCCACCGGCGCGCCCAGGTACAAGGTGGTGGTGCTGACCGACATCGAATGCGGTTACTGCCGCAAGTTCCACAGCGAGATCGCCGAGTACAACAAGCGCGGCATCGAGGTCGAATACATGGCCTTCCCGCGCGCCGGCCTGGGCAGCGCCGACTACCGCAAGATGGTTTCGGTGTGGTGCGCTGACGACCGCAAGAAGGCCCTGACCGATGCCAAGAACGACCGCCCGGTGACGGCCAAGACCTGCACCACCCCGGTCGACATGCAGTACAACGCCGGCCTGCGCATGGGCCTGACCGGCACCCCGATGATCCTGACCACCGATGGCCAGATGGTCGGCGGCTACCTGCCGCCGGATGCGCTGTTGCAGCGGATGCAGCAGATGGAAACCGAAAGCAAGGCCGCCGCAGGCGCCTGA
- the xerD gene encoding site-specific tyrosine recombinase XerD, whose translation MSTPAERRRLAHALPPLADADDAAIERFIDAIWAEHGLSPATLEAYRRDLQGLARQRGSLAGIDRKALFDYLAMRTRAGYSPRSNARLLSSLRAYFGFCLRRGERADDPTALLQPPKQPRLLPKALSEAEIEALLAAPDVQAAVGLRDRAMLELMYACGLRVSELVGLPATALNLRQGVLRVMGKGSKERLVPLGEESRHWLQRWLVEARPAMLKALRDPSKAVALFVDGKGQPLSRQAFWVLVKRSAAAAGIDPKRISPHGLRHSFATHLLNHGADLRALQMLLGHASLSTTQIYTLVAREHLKSLHARHHPRA comes from the coding sequence ATGTCCACGCCTGCCGAACGCCGCCGACTCGCGCATGCGCTGCCGCCGCTGGCGGATGCGGACGATGCCGCCATCGAGCGTTTCATCGACGCGATCTGGGCCGAACACGGGTTGTCGCCGGCGACCCTCGAGGCGTATCGACGCGACCTGCAAGGCCTGGCGCGGCAGCGCGGTTCGCTGGCCGGCATCGACCGCAAGGCGCTGTTCGATTATCTGGCGATGCGCACCCGTGCCGGTTACTCCCCGCGCAGCAATGCACGCCTGCTGTCGTCGCTGCGCGCGTACTTCGGCTTCTGCCTGCGCCGGGGCGAGCGTGCCGATGACCCCACCGCGCTGTTGCAGCCGCCAAAGCAGCCACGGCTGCTGCCGAAAGCCTTGTCCGAAGCCGAAATCGAGGCCTTGCTGGCCGCACCCGATGTACAGGCCGCCGTGGGCTTGCGCGACCGCGCGATGCTAGAGCTGATGTACGCCTGCGGGCTACGCGTGAGCGAACTGGTCGGGCTGCCGGCCACCGCGCTGAACCTGCGCCAGGGCGTGTTGCGGGTGATGGGCAAAGGCAGCAAGGAGCGACTGGTGCCGTTGGGCGAGGAATCCCGGCACTGGCTGCAACGCTGGCTGGTCGAAGCGCGCCCGGCGATGCTGAAAGCGCTACGCGATCCGTCGAAGGCGGTGGCGTTGTTCGTCGATGGCAAGGGTCAGCCGCTGAGCCGCCAGGCATTCTGGGTGCTGGTCAAGCGTAGTGCGGCGGCGGCCGGCATCGACCCGAAACGGATCAGCCCGCACGGCTTGCGTCACAGTTTCGCCACCCATTTGCTGAATCACGGCGCCGACTTGCGCGCCCTGCAAATGCTGCTGGGCCACGCGTCGCTGTCGACCACGCAGATCTACACCTTGGTCGCGCGCGAACACTTGAAGTCGCTGCATGCGCGCCACCATCCCCGTGCCTGA
- a CDS encoding leucyl aminopeptidase, translated as MSLEFSLNQTAPASASVDCVVIGAFADCSLTPAAAAIDTASGGKLKALIERGDVEGKTGKTALLHDLPGITAPRVLVIGLGDAAKFGVPQYIKAVGDAARALKTGVVKSALFTLSEVEVKGRDAAWNIRTAATAADHACYRYTATLGAKNKKRDEKGLERFEISGSDGAALAHGIAIAAGVQFTRELGNLPPNVCNPVYLAEQAQEFAARSDKVECEVLDDAAMEALGMGSLLAVARASTNRPRLVVLKYSNGGDAKPYVLVGKGITFDTGGVNLKTQGGIEEMKYDMCGAGTVLGTFVAAVGMQLPVNLVVIAAAVENAIDGNAYRPSDVITSMSGKTIEVGNTDAEGRLILCDALTYAQRFEPAALIDVATLTGAMVVALGKYATGVMTKKDDDLARELIDAGETSFDRAWQMPLWDEYQGMLDSAFADVYNIGGRWAGAITAGCFLSRFTEGQRWAHMDIAGVSNGDGKMGMATGRPVGLLSQWLLDRVAA; from the coding sequence ATGAGCCTCGAATTCAGCCTGAACCAAACCGCCCCCGCCTCTGCCAGTGTCGATTGCGTGGTCATCGGCGCCTTCGCCGACTGCAGCCTGACCCCGGCCGCAGCCGCCATCGACACCGCCAGCGGCGGCAAGCTGAAGGCGCTGATCGAACGCGGCGACGTCGAGGGCAAGACCGGCAAGACCGCCTTGCTGCACGACCTGCCCGGCATCACCGCGCCGCGCGTGCTGGTGATCGGCCTGGGCGATGCCGCCAAGTTCGGCGTGCCGCAGTACATCAAGGCGGTGGGCGATGCCGCGCGCGCACTGAAGACCGGCGTGGTCAAGTCCGCGCTGTTCACCCTCAGCGAGGTCGAAGTGAAGGGCCGCGATGCCGCGTGGAACATCCGCACCGCCGCCACCGCCGCCGACCACGCCTGCTACCGCTACACCGCCACGCTGGGCGCCAAGAACAAGAAACGCGACGAGAAGGGCCTGGAGCGCTTCGAGATTTCCGGTAGCGACGGCGCCGCCCTCGCCCACGGCATCGCCATCGCCGCCGGCGTGCAGTTCACCCGCGAACTCGGCAACCTGCCGCCGAACGTGTGCAACCCGGTTTACCTGGCTGAGCAGGCGCAGGAATTCGCCGCGCGCAGCGACAAGGTCGAATGCGAAGTGCTGGACGATGCGGCGATGGAAGCACTCGGCATGGGCTCGCTGCTCGCCGTCGCCCGTGCTTCCACCAACCGCCCGCGCCTGGTCGTGCTCAAGTACAGCAACGGCGGCGACGCCAAGCCCTACGTGCTGGTCGGCAAGGGCATCACCTTCGATACCGGCGGCGTCAACCTGAAGACGCAGGGCGGCATCGAGGAAATGAAGTACGACATGTGCGGCGCCGGCACCGTGCTCGGCACCTTCGTCGCCGCGGTCGGCATGCAGCTGCCGGTCAATTTGGTCGTCATCGCCGCGGCGGTCGAGAACGCCATCGATGGCAATGCCTACCGCCCGTCCGATGTCATCACCTCGATGTCCGGCAAGACGATTGAAGTGGGCAACACCGACGCCGAAGGCCGCCTGATCCTGTGCGATGCGCTCACTTACGCGCAGCGCTTCGAACCGGCCGCGCTGATCGACGTCGCCACCCTCACCGGCGCGATGGTCGTGGCCCTGGGCAAGTACGCCACCGGCGTGATGACCAAGAAGGACGACGACCTGGCCCGCGAGCTGATCGACGCCGGCGAGACCAGCTTCGACCGCGCCTGGCAGATGCCGTTGTGGGACGAATACCAGGGCATGCTCGATTCCGCCTTCGCCGACGTCTACAACATCGGCGGCCGCTGGGCCGGCGCGATCACCGCCGGCTGCTTCCTGTCGCGCTTCACCGAAGGCCAGCGCTGGGCGCATATGGACATCGCCGGCGTTTCCAACGGCGACGGCAAGATGGGCATGGCCACCGGCCGGCCGGTCGGCCTGCTCAGCCAGTGGTTGTTGGACCGCGTCGCCGCGTGA
- the lptF gene encoding LPS export ABC transporter permease LptF has product MPKLDRYLSSEIARSVFAALVVLGMVSLGGLFADLLGEMASGKVPPTLLLSQLGLRLVRYLPLILPLALLLGYLLALGRMYRDSEMYVLFAVGVGPRRLLRPVLLMAAPVLAIIALSSLWLGPWADRVARGMVVEANKNLLVAGLEPGRFTPLTNGGVAYAGTMSSDGTRLGRVFVYREKGERMDVATAMNGVLYRDEGARVLALEDGFRVDGPTTGEGLNYRLMRYARNEMLLPAPADERPADDPAFKPTMALLGDSSPAANAQLHWRIAPPLLALAFVLLAVPLSRSSPRQARYGSMLLAFLAYLVGVFLMILGTQWLAEGKLPVVAGLWWLLLPMLALGAWLYARDGRVAKAWWRR; this is encoded by the coding sequence ATGCCGAAGCTGGACCGTTACCTCAGCAGCGAGATCGCACGTTCCGTGTTCGCGGCGCTGGTGGTGTTGGGCATGGTCAGTCTGGGCGGCCTGTTCGCCGACCTGCTGGGTGAAATGGCCAGCGGCAAGGTGCCGCCTACACTGCTGCTGTCGCAACTCGGGCTGCGCCTGGTGCGCTACCTGCCGCTGATCCTGCCGCTGGCGCTGCTGCTGGGCTACCTGTTGGCGTTGGGGCGGATGTACCGCGATTCGGAAATGTATGTGCTGTTCGCGGTGGGCGTGGGCCCGCGCCGCCTGCTGCGCCCGGTATTGCTGATGGCGGCGCCGGTGCTGGCGATCATCGCGCTCAGCTCGCTATGGCTGGGCCCGTGGGCGGATCGGGTGGCGCGCGGGATGGTGGTCGAAGCCAACAAGAACCTGTTGGTGGCCGGGCTGGAGCCGGGACGCTTTACGCCGTTGACCAATGGCGGGGTGGCCTATGCCGGCACCATGTCCAGCGACGGCACGCGCCTGGGCCGGGTGTTCGTCTACCGCGAGAAAGGCGAGCGCATGGATGTGGCCACGGCCATGAACGGCGTGTTGTATCGCGACGAAGGCGCGCGCGTACTGGCGCTGGAGGACGGGTTCCGGGTCGATGGGCCGACCACGGGCGAAGGCCTGAATTACCGGCTGATGCGTTATGCCCGTAACGAGATGCTGTTGCCTGCCCCGGCTGACGAGCGTCCCGCCGATGATCCTGCGTTCAAGCCGACCATGGCGTTGCTGGGCGATTCCTCGCCTGCCGCCAATGCGCAGTTGCACTGGCGGATCGCGCCGCCGTTGCTCGCCCTGGCCTTCGTGCTGCTGGCGGTGCCGCTGTCGCGCAGTTCGCCGCGACAGGCGCGCTACGGGTCGATGCTGCTGGCCTTCCTGGCCTACCTGGTGGGTGTCTTCCTGATGATTCTCGGCACCCAGTGGCTGGCCGAGGGCAAATTGCCGGTCGTTGCCGGCTTGTGGTGGCTGTTGTTGCCGATGCTGGCGCTGGGCGCGTGGCTGTATGCGCGCGACGGGCGGGTTGCAAAGGCGTGGTGGCGTCGATGA
- the lptG gene encoding LPS export ABC transporter permease LptG, which translates to MAVCARRAGCKGVVASMTLWPKLFDRYIARTVIATVLATWGVLLGLDVVLAFAGEIGDLGKGGYTINHAIAATALTIPWRAYNLFPTAAVIGALLGLGQLAASSELTALRALGLSRRRLSVSVALPLVLLTLLMVANGEALAPWGEARAQALKSVRNTNMVVAQYSGLWAREGDMFLNARSGEQKQRDGDKWLELRGVRLFQFSDDGRLQSIANVALAEHRHGGWILRGVERTTFSAKSVSRSKVAEERWDSSLDEAALAANVTDPHNMRSGELGKSIDYRKRNGLEAGEFEQVYWGRWFYPFNVLALCLAAIPFAFGTLRSGGYGKRLFMGIVFALGFWVLQRAFTQMAGIFHFDYRIAYAMPPAIMLAISMWLFKRKSG; encoded by the coding sequence GTGGCTGTATGCGCGCGACGGGCGGGTTGCAAAGGCGTGGTGGCGTCGATGACGTTGTGGCCGAAGCTGTTCGACCGCTACATCGCCCGCACGGTGATCGCCACCGTGCTTGCCACCTGGGGCGTGCTGCTCGGCCTGGACGTGGTGCTGGCGTTCGCTGGCGAGATCGGCGATTTGGGCAAGGGTGGCTACACCATCAACCATGCGATCGCCGCCACCGCGCTGACCATTCCCTGGCGTGCCTACAACCTGTTCCCGACCGCGGCGGTGATCGGCGCTCTGCTGGGGCTTGGCCAGTTGGCGGCCAGCTCCGAGCTGACCGCGCTGCGTGCGCTGGGTTTGTCGCGGCGGCGGCTGAGCGTGTCGGTGGCGCTGCCGCTGGTCTTGCTGACCCTGCTGATGGTCGCCAACGGCGAGGCGCTGGCGCCCTGGGGCGAAGCACGCGCGCAGGCGCTGAAGTCGGTGCGCAACACCAACATGGTGGTGGCGCAATACAGCGGCCTGTGGGCGCGCGAGGGCGACATGTTCCTCAATGCGCGCAGCGGCGAACAGAAACAGCGCGACGGCGACAAATGGCTGGAATTGCGCGGTGTGCGCCTGTTCCAGTTCTCCGATGATGGTCGCCTGCAGTCGATCGCCAACGTCGCCCTGGCCGAGCACCGCCACGGTGGTTGGATCCTGCGCGGGGTGGAGCGCACCACTTTCAGCGCCAAGTCGGTGAGCCGCAGCAAGGTCGCCGAGGAGCGCTGGGACTCATCGCTCGACGAGGCCGCGTTGGCCGCGAACGTGACCGATCCGCACAACATGCGTAGCGGCGAGTTGGGCAAGAGCATCGACTACCGCAAGCGAAACGGGCTGGAGGCCGGCGAGTTCGAACAAGTCTACTGGGGCCGTTGGTTCTATCCGTTCAACGTGCTGGCGCTGTGCCTGGCCGCGATTCCGTTCGCGTTCGGCACCCTGCGCAGCGGCGGCTACGGCAAGCGGCTGTTCATGGGGATCGTGTTTGCACTGGGATTCTGGGTGCTGCAACGGGCATTCACCCAGATGGCGGGCATCTTCCATTTCGACTACCGCATCGCCTATGCAATGCCGCCGGCGATCATGCTGGCGATCTCGATGTGGTTGTTCAAGCGCAAGTCCGGTTAG
- a CDS encoding DNA polymerase III subunit chi, with protein sequence MPRADFYLIAKERFREEPLLLVCELAKRGFAANLPILVLARDAAQAEALDDLMWSFDPDEYLPHQIAELDEGDDDTPILISTPEMDIPARALLINLRDAAPTGSFDRVLEVVPADPSARGPLRERWKHYQALGFDVNKHDM encoded by the coding sequence GTGCCAAGGGCCGATTTCTACCTGATCGCCAAGGAGCGGTTCCGCGAGGAGCCGCTCCTGCTCGTTTGCGAACTGGCGAAACGCGGATTCGCCGCAAACCTGCCGATCCTGGTGCTGGCGCGCGATGCCGCGCAGGCGGAAGCGCTCGATGACCTGATGTGGTCGTTCGATCCAGACGAGTACCTGCCGCACCAGATCGCCGAGCTGGACGAAGGCGATGACGACACCCCGATCCTGATTTCCACCCCGGAGATGGACATCCCTGCGCGCGCGCTGCTGATCAACCTGCGCGATGCCGCGCCGACCGGCAGCTTTGATCGCGTGCTGGAAGTGGTGCCCGCCGATCCGTCCGCGCGCGGCCCGCTGCGCGAGCGCTGGAAGCATTACCAGGCGCTCGGTTTCGACGTGAACAAACACGACATGTGA
- a CDS encoding RDD family protein: MSDIERSPTLIGWRLLALAYDFFPVLALWFLTAGVFTALHGDAVRGGWLGLVEFMVFWLIAGLYAVFSWRRGGKTVGMRPWRLRVVDARGDNASSRALWLRYVIGGVSLLLGGLGFWWAWFDRDRLTWHDRASGTRMIREAR, encoded by the coding sequence ATGTCCGATATCGAACGCTCCCCCACCCTGATCGGCTGGCGCCTGCTGGCCCTGGCCTACGATTTTTTCCCGGTGCTAGCGCTGTGGTTCCTCACCGCCGGCGTGTTCACGGCACTGCATGGCGATGCCGTGCGCGGCGGTTGGCTGGGACTGGTGGAATTCATGGTGTTTTGGCTGATTGCCGGGCTGTACGCGGTGTTCAGTTGGCGACGGGGCGGCAAGACCGTTGGCATGCGGCCATGGCGCTTGCGGGTAGTGGACGCACGAGGCGACAACGCAAGCTCGCGTGCGCTGTGGTTGCGCTACGTGATTGGCGGCGTATCACTTCTGCTGGGTGGACTCGGCTTTTGGTGGGCATGGTTCGATCGGGATCGCCTCACCTGGCACGACCGCGCCAGCGGCACGCGGATGATCCGCGAAGCGCGCTAA